The Ranitomeya imitator isolate aRanImi1 chromosome 8, aRanImi1.pri, whole genome shotgun sequence genome window below encodes:
- the ZBTB37 gene encoding zinc finger and BTB domain-containing protein 37 translates to MEKGGNIQLEIPEYSNSVLSHLNQLRMQGRLCDIVVNVQGQSFRAHKVVLAASSPYFRDHMSLNEMSAVSLSVIKNPGVFEQLLSFCYTGRICLQLADIISYLTAASFLQMQHIIDKCTQILEGIHLKISSPESEEELSQSRPKHQERVQDSNRVSQSLTRSISPRHSTPRPSGNRRGQVSTVLDIRDLSPADESTSPQMVEQGSDVEGREPILRINRAGQWYVETGAADRGERSDDDIRVMGALRIKTENLDEWLGPENQPSGEDGSSAEEVTAMVIDTTGHSAVGQESYNLGSSSTKVSRPTSSEMDRFSPSGSVGPMPERHRAKSESPRRLEEPKQHSNQGDEGGVIGVSGYVEYLREQEVSERWFRYNPRLTCIYCAKSFNQKGSLDRHMRLHMGITPFVCRMCGKKYTRKDQLEYHIRKHTGNKPFHCHVCGKSFPFQAILNQHFRKNHPGCIPLEGPHSISPETTTVVTSRGPAGEESPPPHEETGGVAPSATAEVAYGGEVAYGGETAHGSVSTTGPD, encoded by the exons ATGGAGAAAGGAGGCAATATCCAGCTGGAGATCCCCGAGTACAGCAACTCTGTCCTGAGCCACCTCAACCAGCTGCGGATGCAAGGCCGTCTGTGCGACATCGTGGTCAATGTACAAGGCCAGTCTTTTCGAGCCCACAAAGTGGTCCTGGCCGCCAGCTCGCCCTACTTCCGAGACCACATGTCCTTAAACGAGATGAGCGCAGTGTCCTTATCGGTCATTAAGAACCCCGGCGTGTTTGAGCAGCTGCTTTCTTTTTGCTACACGGGCCGTATTTGCTTGCAACTCGCCGACATCATAAGCTACCTGACGGCTGCCAGCTTTTTGCAGATGCAGCACATCATTGACAAGTGCACGCAGATCCTTGAGGGCATCCATTTAAAAATTAGTTCACCCGAATCTGAAGAAGAGCTAAGCCAGAGCAGACCCAAACACCAAGAAAGAGTCCAGGATTCCAACCGCGTCAGTCAGAGTTTGACTCGTTCTATAAGCCCACGGCACAGCACTCCAAGACCCTCAGGGAATAGGAGAGGTCAGGTAAGCACTGTCCTGGACATTAGAGATTTGAGTCCAGCAGACGAGTCCACAAGTCCTCAGATGGTGGAGCAGGGTTCAGACGTGGAGGGCAGGGAGCCCATTTTACGAATCAACAGAGCCGGACAGTGGTATGTGGAAACGGGGGCAGCGGACCGAGGAGAACGGAGCGACGATGACATCAGAGTGATGGGGGCCCTCCGTATCAAGACGGAGAACCTGGATGAGTGGCTAGGGCCAGAGAACCAACCTTCCGGAGAAGATGGAAGCAGCGCGGAAGAGGTGACCGCTATGGTGATCGATACAACAGGGCACAGCGCTGTGGGGCAGGAAAGCTATAATTTGGGGTCCTCCAGCACCAAAGTTTCCAGGCCAACAAGCAGTGAGATGGACAG ATTCAGCCCCTCCGGTAGTGTGGGCCCCATGCCGGAACGACACAGAGCAAAGAGTGAATCTCCCCGGCGGCTGGAGGAACCAAAGCAACACAGCAACCAG GGAGATGAAGGCGGGGTGATCGGAGTGAGCGGTTACGTAGAATATCTCCGTGAGCAAGAGGTATCTGAGCGATGGTTTCGCTACAACCCGCGATTGACCTGTATTTACTGCGCCAAATCTTTCAACCAGAAGGGCAGCCTGGACCGCCATATGCGGCTTCACATGGGTATTACTCCTTTTGTGTGTCGAATGTGTGGTAAGAAGTACACCCGCAAGGATCAGCTGGAGTATCACATACGGAAGCACACAGGCAACAAACCCTTCCACTGCCACGTATGTGGGAAAAGCTTCCCCTTCCAGGCCATCCTCAATCAGCACTTTCGGAAGAACCACCCTGGCTGTATTCCTCTCGAGGGTCCTCACAGCATTTCTCCCGAGACCACCACAGTTGTTACTTCTAGAGGTCCGGCCGGAGAAGAGTCTCCTCCACCCCACGAGGAAACTGGCGGAGTGGCACCTTCAGCAACGGCTGAGGTGGCATATGGCGGTGAGGTGGCATATGGCGGTGAGACGGCTCACGGCTCTGTGTCCACTACCGGaccagactga